The Cryptococcus deuterogattii R265 chromosome 3, complete sequence genome has a segment encoding these proteins:
- a CDS encoding translation initiation factor 4G, giving the protein MAPQPAPSRQNGVPQQPIPRPPVPQQGIPAHFPVPNQPPAQYPVMAYPPQSGFYPGYNPYEQQQNFGMPPQWAPQHHPQNQFPGGYNARPVSPPSGTAPFQPTQQPFIPNSGFPGGSGPNAPQTPLRSSGPVLNGHQHTSSNASQTSAPSTPNFSLSSASASFTPRRSAAIKISRPDGTEFDLKKEALKVSSATASPAPTSPASTPHTPATPSSELKNAKVDTPKKPVFGLPVTVKIERPEERAARLEEEAKKERIRAQEEKEEKERKERLEKKAKEEEEKKAKDVAEKAEQANSAGEFIKAEENGSVEEVISGAPSSVPSPAPGAGLPPKPVSVVNGTNALPAALNLAAASPSVVSEPPSASISALSSARPIEDIHAISYPGSLKSPNPQLNVSAEPRKFRYDREFLMQFMNICKEKPESLPPLEEIGLEADGGSGFGSRGPRGGRSSQGPSSRAGSTGLGIGGVSRATMGSFSMGQFGSGSGSLRNSTSEQRYRASLSGRSSSQGGPGGLPSLSGLPSMGLSSSRGGESRGSQRGSKRVPQSSQPSTPVAAPIPISENAWTRKRMGGDAEGTPAYIERKVKALLNKLTEEMFDPISKQILEWANKSANETDGLTLKLVIKLIFEKATDEAHWSSMYAKLCRLLHDEISNDVSDTIDGQVISGRSLFRRYLLGRCQVDFEAGWKAREDTAVAAAAKKDEDEAKQEKAKAEDSGEDKEADLMSDEYYAAQKAKRRGLGLIQLIGELFKREIVANRVISQCLLKLLSNVNDPDEEDIESACKLLTTVGAAYDRAARENLNKAFDVLNQMMKIESLPSRIKFMIMDLNDLRKDGWKSRKNQSGVMTIAEIHEQNAKEKNAAAAAARESLSRGGSRSGNRRDGAQPGEWQSVSSNPRSISRPTDFSNIGRNISSSSVTPSFGPSSVFANRKGKAAAASSTPSPISRPSSANMFSALHDAHESESPTERRTSVDEGEAAPQRKKLNLAPRTKPLAAEDDGREEGEEAQSEEEAAGTELSEGDIKSKIDLDMKELWGDKDQGGSRNPSDVAEYFSSLPESRRSLLATRLLDDLFRISKLKDAEVVAKGWKVSLEQQAVSSEVLKQALEARMPTLDDEAIDFPNAYDAIALLTQSLSLSDDDVSALGDKIEVDGTPRVTPKQKLEKALAKLNEQA; this is encoded by the exons ATGGCCCCCCAGCCCGCCCCCTCCAGGCAGAACGGCGTCCCTCAACAGCCCATTCCTCGCCCTCCTGTTCCCCAACAAGGCATCCCTGCCCATTTCCCCGTCCCCAACCAGCCCCCAGCTCAGTATCCCGTCATGGCCTATCCCCCCCAGTCGGGGTTCTAC CCCGGATACAACCCTTATGAGCAACAGCAGAATTTTGGGATGCCCCCCCAATGGGCTCCTCAGCATCACCCGCAAAACCAGTTTCCGGGCGGTTACAATGCTCGACCTGTCTCCCCACCCTCTGGAACAGCTCCTTTCCAGCCCACGCAACAACCCTTTATCCCCAACTCTGGCTTTCCCGGCGGCAGTGGGCCTAATGCTCCCCAGACACCTCTTCGGTCCTCGGGTCCTGTCTTAAACGGTCACCAACACACTTCGTCAAACGCATCTCAGActtctgctccttccaCCCCCaacttctccctctctaGTGCTAGTGCTTCTTTTACTCCTCGACGATCTGCCGCTATCAAAATTTCAAGGCCTGACGGCACAGAGTTCGACCTCAAAAAGGAGGCTTTGAAGGTTTCATCGGCGACTGCGTCTCCTGCACCTACCTCTCCCGCTTCAACTCCTCATACTCCTGCGACTCCTAGTTCTGAATTGAAAAATGCCAAGGTAGACACTCCCAAGAAGCCTGTATTTGGACTGCCTGTAACCGTCAAGATTGAGAGGCCAGAGGAGAGAGCTGCCAGGttagaagaggaggcgaagaaggaaaggatcaGAGCccaagaggagaaggaggaaaaggagaggaaggagaggctcgagaagaaggccaaggaagaggaggagaagaaggccaaggatgTTGCTGAAAAG GCTGAACAGGCAAATTCTGCCGGCGAGTTCATcaaggcagaggaaaaCGGATCTGTCGAAGAGGTCATCTCCGGCGCTCCCTCATCAgtcccttctcctgctcctggCGCCGGCCTTCCTCCTAAGCCTGTCTCTGTTGTAAACGGCACGAATGCTCTCCCAGCCGCCCTCAACCTCGCCGCTGCTTCGCCTTCCGTAGTCAGCGAGCCCCCCAGTGCTTCTATCTCTGCGCTCAGCTCTGCTCGACCTATTGAGGACATTCACGCCATTAGCTATCCCGGTTCACTGAAGTCTCCAAACCCCCAGCTTAATGTTTCTGCCGAGCCTCGCAAGTTCCGGTACGACCGCGAGTTTTTGATGCAGTTCATGAATATCTGTAAGGAGAAGCCTGAGAgtcttccacctcttgaagagattggCCTCGAGGCAGACGGTGGCAGTGGGTTCGGTAGCCGTGGTCCTCGCGGTGGCCGATCATCTCAGGGACCTTCCAGCCGTGCTGGCTCTACAGGTCTCGGTATCGGCGGAGTCAGTAGGGCAACAATGGGTTCTTTCAGCATGGGCCAGTTTGGTTCTGGTTCAGGTTCTCTCCGCAACTCGACTAGCGAACAGCGCTACCGTGCCAGTCTCTCAGGACGCTCCTCGAGCCAAGGCGGCCCCGGCGGTCTCCCTTCGTTGTCTGGTCTTCCTTCGATGGGTCTTTCGAGTTCCCGAGGTGGCGAGAGCCGAGGAAGTCAGCGTGGTTCCAAGCGTGTTccccaatcttctcaaccttcaACTCCCGTCGCTGCTCCGATTCCTATCTCTGAAAATGCGTGGACCCGAAAGCGAATGGGTGGTGACGCCGAGGGAACTCCTGCTTACATTGAGCGAAAGGTCAAGGCTTTGCTCAACAAGCTTACCGAGGAGATGTTTGATCCTATCTCCAAGCAAATTCTTGAATGGGCGAACAAATCGGCGAACGAGACTGATGGTTTAACTCTTAAGCTTGTCATCAAGCTTATCTTTGAAAAAGCTACTGATGAGGCCCACTGGTCTTCTATGTACGCAAAGCTCTGTCGACTATTGCACGACGAGATCAGTAACGATGTTTCCGACACCATCGATGGCCAAGTTATTTCTGGTCGATCTCTCTTCCGACGATACCTCCTCGGTCGATGTCAGGTAGACTTTGAAGCGGGATGGAAGGCTCGTGAAGACACTGCGgtggcagcagcggcaaagaaggatgaggatgaagcgaAACAAGAGAAAGCCAAGGCAGAGGATAGTGGTGAGGATAAGGAGGCTGACTTAATGAGCGATGAGTACTACGCGGCTCAGAAGGCTAAGCGACGAGGTCTCGGTTTAATTCAGCTGATTGGTGAACTCTTCAAGAGAGAGATCGTTGCCAATCGAGTCATCAGTCAATGTTTATTGAAACTCCTCAGCAACGTCAATGATCCCGACGAGGAGGACATCGAGTCTGCTTGCAAGCTTCTCACAACCGTTGGTGCAGCATATGATCGAGCAGCCCGTGAGAATCTCAACAAGGCCTTTGACGTGCTCaatcagatgatgaagattgagTCACTTCCGTCCCGTATCAAATTCATGATCATG GATCTCAACGATCTTaggaaggatggatggaaatCTCGAAAGAATCAGAGCGGCGTGATGACTATCGCGGAGATCCACGAACAGAAcgcgaaggagaagaatgccgctgccgctgctgctcgAGAATCTCTCTCTCGAGGTGGCTCTCGCTCCGGGAATAGGCGCGATGGTGCCCAGCCCGGAGAATGGCAATCCGTCTCATCCAATCCCCGATCTATCAGCCGCCCCACCGACTTTTCAAATATTGGTCGAAACATCAGCTCCAGCAGTGTCACTCCATCATTCGGTCCCTCTAGCGTGTTCGCGAACCGCAAGGGCAAGGCCGCCGCGGCTAGCAGTACTCCCTCCCCGATATCCCGCCCCTCCTCAGCTAACATGTTTAGCGCTCTCCACGATGCTCACGAGTCAGAGTCTCCCACCGAAAGGCGTACTAGTGTCGACGAAGGAGAGGCCGCGCCCCAGCGAAAGAAGCTCAATCTTGCACCCCGAACAAAACCTTTGGCAGCCGAGGACGACGGtagggaggaaggagaggaggctCAAtctgaggaggaagctgcCGGTACTGAGTTATCCGAAGGCGATATCAAATCAAAGATTGACCTTGACATGAAGGAGTTATGGGGTGACAAAGATCAGGGAGGCTCAAGGAATCCCTCAGATGTGGCAGAGTACTTTAGTTCTTTACCCGAGTCACGTCGATCCTTACTGGCCACCAGGCTGTTGGATGACTTATTTAGGATTTCGAAGCTCAAGGATGCCGAGGTGGTCGCTAAGGGCTGGAAGGTTTCTTTGGAACAGCAGGCTGTTTCTTCTGAAGTTCTTAAGCAAGC TTTGGAAGCTCGTATGCCTACTTTGGATGACGAAGCAATCGACTTCCCCAATGCCTACGACGC
- a CDS encoding 20S proteasome subunit beta 3 translates to MELNGGSVVAMIGKDCVAIASDLRLGNQQVGIAANFDKVFPINDKLYCGLPGLATDVYTLREHLRFRVNMYRMKEEREITPKTFTHLLSSTLYEKRFGPFFLEPVVAGLTTPTPLEPHPKPYISTMDTIGCITTPKDFAVAGTAADKLYGIAEGLWEPDLEPEDLFETISQTLLNAVDRDALSGWGAVVNIITHDQVITRTLRARMD, encoded by the exons ATGGAGCTCAACGGCGGCTCAGTCGTCGCCATGATCGGCAAAGACTGTGTTGCCATTGCGTCCGATTTACGGCTAGGAAATCAGCAAGTAGGTATCGCTGCCAACTTTGACAAGgtcttccccatcaacGATAAACTCTACTGTGGACTTCCGGGACTTGCGACAGACGTATACACCTT ACGAGAACATTTGCGATTCCGGGTGAACATGTATcgaatgaaggaagagcgCGAAATCACACCAAAAACATTTACCCACCTTCTCTCAAGCACGCTGTATGAGAAGAG GTTTGGGCCTTTCTTCCTGGAGCCTGTTGTCGCTGGTCTCACCACTCCCACCCCTCTTGAACCTCACCCTAAGCCTTACATCTCCACAATGGACAC CATTGGCTGTATAACTACACCGAAGGATTTCGCTGTTGCCGGCACAGCTGCCGATAAGTTGTACGGTATCGCAGAAGGCCTATGGGAACCTGATCTT GAACCAGAAGATTTATTTGAGACAATCTCACAGACTCTTCTTAATGCCGTGGATCGAGATGCATTAAGTGGTTGGGGCGCCGTCGTCAACATCAT AACACATGACCAAGTGATTACTCGGACACTCCGAGCGAGGATGGACTGA
- a CDS encoding RAD51-like protein 2 — protein sequence MPHLPAPLSVLPLQRNLRIALTNAGYTTVEDLTKISPEDLSTELGINILQAEHMIQQAKQWLSNAPPDGPPSALSQHSQPHVQSSTAADLLSTSALPHFSTFSSSLDALISQFNSSTDVLPLSKRGEEFNQSGSIVPGMSIEISGPPGGGKSSIALAIAMSARLSSGNFADSGRPHNQSEKGEVLLIDTEGSMTSERLFKAAQRVHGDTNTLKSFLKGFHLVRIFSQAQMIAFIYSLSDWLESHPTVNLVVIDTLSFHFRQPGLDLAARRKIMELCKQTISHAIALRRCAVVVCNQLATKLFTAESKPASFETSDRAVLMPQLGDWWTTNKTLRLVVFRGGSGDELRYVYASMSGSNKNIPWAAFDITNDGLPCDVPELMYQSCSQAPISS from the exons ATGCCACATCTACCCGCCCCCTTGTCTGTGCTTCCCCTTCA ACGCAACTTGAGAATAGCCTTAACCAATGCCGGCTACACCACCGTCGAAGACCTCACTAAAATATCGCCAGAGGACCTATCCACAG AGCTCGGAATAAATATCTTGCAGGCTGAGCATATGATACAACAGGCGAAGCAATGGCTAT CAAATGCCCCACCTGACGGTCCACCGTCCGCCCTCTCTCAACATTCTCAACCACATGTACAATCATCAACAGCTGCAGATCTGTTATCAACATCAGCTTTACCTCACTTTTCGacattttcctcttccttggaCGCTCTCATCAGCCAGTTTAACAGCTCGACAGACGTGCTGCCACTTTCGaagaggggagaagaatTCAACCAAAGTGGATCCATTGTTCCTGGTATGTCAATAGAGATATCAGGACCGCCTGGGGGTGGTAAGAGCTCCATCGCTCTTGCCATCGCAATGAGTGCTCGGCTTTCTTCTGGTAATTTTGCAGATTCTGGTCGACCGCACAATCAAAgtgaaaagggagaagtGTTACTCATAG ATACCGAGGGATCCATGACATCAGAACGTTTATTCAAGGCTGCACAACGCGTACACGGAGACACCa ACACACTAAAATCCTTCCTTAAAGGTTTCCATCTCGTACGGATCTTTTCACAGGCTCAGATGATCGCTTTCATCTATAGTCTAAGTGACTGGCTAGAGTCGCATCCCACA GTCAACCTGGTTGTCATCGATACACTGAGTTTCCATTTTCGCCAACCGGGTCTGGACTTGGCTGCGAGACGAAAGATCATGGAATT ATGTAAACAAACCATCAGCCATGCGATAGCTCTCCGTCGATGTGCG GTGGTTGTTTGTAACCAACTTGCTACCAAACTTTTTACTGCCGAAAGCAAACCAGCCAGCTTCGAAACGAGTGATCGAGCGGTACTAATGCCCCAGCTTG GTGATTGGTGGACTACCAACAAGACGCTACGTCTTGTTGTATTCAGAGGTGGCAGCGGTGATGAGCTTAGATATGTTTACGCATCGATGTCAGGATCAAATAAAAATATTCCATGGGCAGCGTTCGATATCACT AATGACGGTTTGCCTTGCGATGTACCGGAATTAATGTATCAATCATGCTCGCAAGCCCCCATATCATCTTGA
- a CDS encoding phospholipid-transporting ATPase, with amino-acid sequence MPAQQQDPFDDLLGSDSPPTHPVPPRSDSFHEGRHIDFFHQSGSPTRAPAAFSQSGPPPDSVSQPTYALDPFFDDDDEYGPDVANSYSGYFAPHGSQPLGHSDPSLLESSVPLANAGAIPAGFSGPMDDADIRGYQASSSRDYAAEDPFKDDEGPSAYAFTAPGASTGWTQPRRGRWQIFRDEYLTDVDWSLGLNQLLRRKNKFDGVPREITLNEPEENRLRGFEKNSVTTGKYGPITFLPKFLLSEFSRSANLFFLFTACIQQVPNVSPTGHWTTIVPLGVVIIASAFKEIKEDFKRHASDRSLNNNLAQVLVDQKFQLRPWRRLRVGDIVRLEANSFIPADMVLISSSEPEGLCYVETANLDGETNLKIKQAHPSTASLTNPHSVSLLRGHILSEPPNSSLYTYDGTFHLSSAHPGSAPTKIPVGPNQMLLRGAQLRNSGWVYGVIVNAGHETKLMRNATEAPIKRTAVERQVNRQILYLFLLLIVLSLVSTIGSSIRTWLFDKNAWYLRLDDESKNKARQFIENILTFIILYNNLIPISLIMTMEVVKFQQASLINSDLDMYYAPTDTPALCRTSSLVEELGQIAYIFSDKTGTLTRNEMEFRECTIFGTMYAQTVDDGKRDQGQRTFDVLRQRAQEDSQEGDTIREFLSLLSICHTVIPEEHDGKMVYQASSPDEAALVAGAEMLGYRFQTRKPKSVFIDVNGETQEWEILNVCEFNSSRKRMSTVVRAPDGTIKLYTKGADTVIFERLAPKQEFSEPTLIHLEDYATEGLRTLCLAYRDISEEEYSSWSALYNNAASQMSGRAEALDKAAEVIEQNLQLLGATAVEDKLQDGVPDAIHTLQQAGIKIWVLTGDRQETAINIGLSCRLISESMNLVIVNTETAVETSELLNKRLFAIKNQRLGGDTEELALIIDGKSLTYALEKDCSDVFLELAIMCKAVICCRVSPLQKALVVKLVKRSTDAPLLAIGDGANDVSMIQAAHVGVGISGVEGLQAARSADVAISQFRFLRKLLLVHGSWSYQRLTKLILFSFYKNITFALTLFWYSWFNDFSGQIAFEGWSMSYYNVVFTILPPLVIGIFDQFVSARMLDRYPQLYHLGQQNYFFTPVRFFYWVGNAFYHSILLFAFSVLVFNNDLLATDGKNSGLWVWGTTLYLAVLLTVLGKAALISDVWTKYTLAAIPGSFIFTMIALPLYAIIAPLLNFSLEYTGIVPRLWADPVFYFVLLLFPIICLLRDYVWKYYRRTYHPASYHIVQEIQKFNLSDYRPRQEQFQKAIKKVRATQRMRRQRGFAFSQTETNNQDQARLIRAYDTSVARPSGY; translated from the exons ATGCCCGCACAACAGCAAGATCCCTTCGACGACCTCCTCGGCTCAGATTCCCCTCCTACCCATCCAGTCCCGCCAAGGAGCGATTCATTTCACGAGGGCCGACATAtcgacttcttccatcaaaGCGGTAGCCCGACTCGTGCACCTGCCGCGTTCTCCCAAAGCGGTCCGCCTCCAGATTCAGTATCTCAACCAACATATGCTTTGGATCCGTTCTTTGACGA tgatgatgagtatGGACCCGACGTAGCCAACAGCTATTCTGGATATTTCGCTCCTCACGGCTCCCAACCTCTTGGTCATTCCGATCCTTCGCTTTTAGAATCAAGCGTGCCTCTCGCAAATGCGGGCGCCATACCCGCAGGCTTCTCAGGTCCAATGGATGATGCTGATATCAGGGGCtatcaagcttcttcttcgagggATTATGCGGCCGAAGACCCCTttaaggatgatgaaggtcCATCTGCCTATGCGTTCACCGCTCCAGGCGCGTCAACTGGATGGACACAACCCCGACGCGGTAGATGGCAGATATTCAGGGACGAGTATTTGACGGATGTAGACTGGTCGCTCGGTTTAAACCAGCTgctgaggagaaagaacaAGTTTGATGGTGTGCCTCGTGAAATAACCTTGAACGAACCGGAAGAGAATAGGCTGAGGGGATTCGAGAAGAACTCTGTTACCACTGGCAAGTACGGTCCTATCACATTCCTACCAAAATTCTTGTTGT CCGAGTTCTCTCGTTCAGCCAATTTGTTCTTTCTGTTCACAG CTTGTATTCAGCAGGTTCCCAATGTATCTCCAACAGGTCACTGGACAACTATTGTGCCTCTTGGAGTTGTCATTATCGCAAGCGCTTTTaaggaaatcaaagaagacttC AAACGCCATGCCTCTGATCGATCTTTGAATAACAATCTCGCTCAAGTGCTAGTTGATCAAAAGTTTCAGTTAAGACCGTGGCGTAGACTGCGAGTCGGTGACATTGTGCGATTAGAAGCTAACAGCTTTATTCCTGCGGACATGGTCTTGATAAGTAGCAGTGAGCCTGAGGGTTTGTGTTACGTAGAAACTGCGAATCTTGACGG GGAGACAAATCTGAAAATTAAACAAGCACATCCCTCTACTGCGTCACTCACAAATCCTCATTCCGTATCCCTGCTTCGCGGACATATCCTTTCCGAACCTCCTAATTCATCTCTTTATACGTATGATGGTACCTTCCACCTTTCTTCCGCTCATCCTGGATCTGCGCCTACAAAAATCCCCGTTGGTCCAAATCAAATGTTGCTGAGAGGTGCCCAGTTGAGGAATTCCGGCTGGGTGTATGGTGTGATAGTCAATGCGGGTCACGAGACGAAGCTCATGCGGAATGCGAC TGAGGCCCCCATCAAGCGAACAGCTGTTGAGCGTCAGGTTAATAGGCAGATTCTttatcttttccttcttctaaTTGTCCTCTCACTTGTTTCGACCATCGGAAGTAGCATCAGAACGTGGTTATTTGACAAGAACGCTTGGTATTTGCgattggatgatgaaagcAAGAACAAAG CTCGACAGTTCATTGAAAACATCTTGACGTTCATAATTTTGTATAACAACCTTATTCCCATTTC TCTCATTATGACAATGGAAGTTGTCAAATTCCAACAAGCGTCCCTCATCAACTCCGATCTCGATATGTACTATGCGCCCACAGACACTCCAGCTTTGTGCCGAACATCGTCACTTGTTGAAGAACTTGGACAAATCGCATACATTTTCTCAGACAAAACTGGAACGCTGACTCGGAACGAAATGGAATTTAGGGAATGTACCATTTTCGGTACCATGTATGCTCAGACAGTGGACGACGGTAAAAGGGATCAAGGGCAAAGAACGTTTGATGTTCTAAGACAGAGAGCTCAGGAGGACAGTCAGGAAGGAGATACCATACGCGAATT CTTATCTTTACTGTCAATTTGTCACACTGTCATTCCGGAGGAGCATGATGGTAAAATGGTTTACCAGGCTTCAAGTCCAGATGAGGCTGCTTTAGTGGCTGGGGCCGAAATGCTTGGCTATCGCTTCCAA ACTCGCAAACCCAAGTCTGTATTTATTGACGTCAATGGCGAAACTCAAGAATGGGAAATTCTCAACGTCTGCGAATTCAATTCTTCTCGAAAGAGAATGTCAACTGTTGTTCGTGCGCCTGATGGCACGATCAAGCTGTATACAAAGGGTGCCGACACTGTGATCTTCGAGAGACTGGCGCCGAAACAGGAATTCTCAGAGCCTACACTCATACACCTTGAG GACTACGCTACAGAAGGGCTTCGAACGCTTTGTCTTGCCTACCGTGATAtatctgaagaagagtactCGAGCTGGTCAGCATTGTACAATAATGCCGCTTCTCAAATGTCTGGGCGAGCAGAAGCCCTTGACAAGGCGGCCGAGGTCATTGAGCAAAACTTGCAACTCTTGGGAGCGACGGCTGTCGAAGACAAATTACAAGACGGTGTCCCAGACGCTATTCACACTTTACAACAAGCAGGGATCAAG ATTTGGGTGTTGACTGGTGACAGACAAGAAACTGCTATCAACATCGGTCTTTCCTGTCGACTCATATCTGAGTCTATGAATCTC GTCATTGTGAATACCGAAACTGCGGTTGAAACATCAGAGCTCCTGAATAAACGTTTGTTCGCGATTAAAAACCAACGATTGGGCGGAGACACCGAAGAGCTCGCTCTAATTATTG ATGGCAAGAGCTTGACATACGCGCTCGAGAAGGACTGCTCTGATGTTTTCCTGGAGCTGGCGATTATGTGCAAG GCTGTCATTTGTT GTCGCGTATCGCCTCTTCAAAAAGCCTTGGTTGTCAAGCTGGTCAAAAGGAGTACGGATGCCCCTTTGCTCGCTATTGGTGATGGAGCCAACGATGTCAGCATGATTCAGGCGGCCCATGTCGGTGTTGGTATATCTGGTGTGGAG GGCTTGCAAGCAGCGCGATCTGCGGATGTTGCCATCTCTCAATTCAGATTCCTGCGGAAATTGCTATTGGTACATGGCTCATGGAGTTATCAGAGGCTGACCAAATTGATCCTTT TTTCTTTCTATAAGAATATCACTTTCGCTCTGACTCTTTTTTGG TACTCATGGTTCAATGACTTTTCCGGTCAGATTGCCTTTGAGGGATGGTCTATGTCATATTACAATGTTGTCTTCACCATCTTACCTCCTCTTGTAATTGGTATATTTGATCAGTTCGTTTCCGCTCGCATGCTCGACCGCTACCCTCAGCTTTATCATCTTGGCCAGCAGAACTACTTTTTCACCCCTGTTCGTTTTTTCTACTGGGTCGGCAACGCGTTTTACCACAGTATC CTTCTCTTTGCCTTCTCTGTTTTGGTTTTCAACAACGACTTACTTGCCACAGATGGAAAAAACTCTGGCCTATGGGTGTGGGGCACCACCTTGTATCTGGCGGTGTTGCTAACTGTCTTGGGCAAAGCGGCTCTGATCTCTGA TGTTTGGACCAAATACACTTTAGCCG CCATCCCCGGATCTTTCATTTTTACTATGATTGCTTTGCCGCTGTATGCGATCATCGCCCCTCTTCTGAATTTTTCACTAGAATATACTGGCATTGTTCCTCGCCTCTGGGCCGACCCTGTCTTCTACTTTGTTTTATTACTTTTCCCCATCATTTGTCTTCTCCGTGACTATGTTTGGAAATA CTATCGACGCACATATCACCCTGCTTCTTATCATATCGTGCAGGAAATTCAGAAGTTCAACCTTTCAGACTACCGACCTCGACAAGAACA GTTTCAAAAGGCCATCAAAAAGGTGCGCGCCACCCAACGTATGCGGCGACAAAGAGGCTTTGCCTTTTCGCAGACGGAGACCAACAATCAGGATCAAGCACGACTCATCAGGGCATATGATACGAGCGTGGCCAGACCTTCAGGGTATTAG